DNA from Balaenoptera acutorostrata chromosome 14, mBalAcu1.1, whole genome shotgun sequence:
tttatttaaaagagggCAGGTTTGGCACTTTTATACTGATGTCACCAATGTTAATATTTCTTGGGATCTCAGGAAGATTCATATTCTTTACAGCTGATACAGCACGGGCTGGAGCTCCCGCTAAGCCAGCCTCAGATTTCTCCAGTTTATTTTGTGCATCAATTTGTGTAACAATCTCATTCATGTTGGTCTCCAATACCATTCCCCCCATCACCATTTCTGCAAGAATATTGTGAACCTTGTCTACATGGAAAATTAAATCCAGTTCACAGACGTTTTCAAAACACTTGTCTAATGTTTCCACAAATACTTGAATTAGATCTAAAATGCCAAGTTCACTTTCTGAAGAATCCACACAGAAGACAAAATATAATGTTGCATAATGTCTATAAATCAGTTTGTTGTCAGATCCTCCAATTAATAATCCTCCTTCTAGGAAATTACAAACATTTTCATCTCTCTTAGATACCAAATGGAATGTCTCCCTGATGATTTGCTGTTGTGTATCTTCACTGTAGGGTTGGTAGAACTTGGAGAGCCGCGGCTTCCCGTGGTTGTTAAAGATTAGGATCGCCTTGATCATGGCTGAGCCGGGCCGACCGGGTGGGAGCTGGGGGCCAGGGCGGGGGCGGGCGCGCGAGCCTCGCCTTGGGATCTCGCTGGCGATCCTTCCCCACCCGCCCCCTCCCGCACACGCGCGCGCGCCCCCGCGCGCCGACAACTTTGTTCTTCAACAACCTCTTTGTTTTCCATGGGCCTCAGTGACTTCCTCATCTACCTGATCCTAAATGCACAGGTAACTCCCTGGTTATTCTGTGCTTATGAAAGGAGCTGAAAATTATACACAGAGATGGAAGAGCACACACTTGGAATGTGAGAGTAAACGTTATACAGGTTTTGAACAATCAAATATCTATATAAAACAGGGAAAGTAATAgtaatttaacttttatattatcATGTTTAGTCTTGAGCAAGAGTTCTTAAAAATAGAGAGAAACTATAAGACTGTATTTTCTATTTATGTTGCTGTGACTTCATGATAATTCATTTAGTTATTGTTAATgactaaaaaattgaagaattcaGTGGGGTTGTCAGACAGGGTTTAGACAACGCTGAAATAATTACTAGACTtgcactttttgttttaaaattatttcagtaaCAAAATTGTGAATCAGAAGAGTGACTATTTATAGACTGAAATCACTAAGAACACATCTTCATGACAGGCTAAGATCGTATTTGTATCACTTATAAATTAATGAAGGGCTGTTTATTTCATCAAAGTAGGGCCTCAAGCCATGTTTCCACAGCTGCTTTATTAGCATAGAAAGCCAAAGAAACACATCTTTGCCATCAATGAGATGAGTTTTCCATTCCCAAATTGTTGTAGACTGAGCATAAGAATTTGCACTGCCAGGCTTACCTCCAAGAAGATCCCTGAATTATGTATGGCCCTCGACTGTCAAG
Protein-coding regions in this window:
- the LOC130704716 gene encoding AP-3 complex subunit sigma-1 is translated as MIKAILIFNNHGKPRLSKFYQPYSEDTQQQIIRETFHLVSKRDENVCNFLEGGLLIGGSDNKLIYRHYATLYFVFCVDSSESELGILDLIQVFVETLDKCFENVCELDLIFHVDKVHNILAEMVMGGMVLETNMNEIVTQIDAQNKLEKSEAGLAGAPARAVSAVKNMNLPEIPRNINIGDISIKVPNLPSFK